In Lautropia mirabilis, one DNA window encodes the following:
- the metE gene encoding 5-methyltetrahydropteroyltriglutamate--homocysteine S-methyltransferase: MASTHSLGFPRIGARRELKFALEAYWRGESSREALQQVGAELRSRHWQDQSGLDWVPVGDFSFYDQVLDMSFTLGNLPARVRGYAGDDLDNYFRVARGRSAPGTEPAGQESQAVVPASGQDSTLAEGSVDKAACGCEPGTHDVEAGVAAGEMTKWFDTNYHYIVPEFGADTTFRLDPSRILAQLAEARAQGVAAKPVLLGPVSYLALGKVRDAAHPDLDRLSLLPRLLPVYTELLQALADAGVEWVQVDEPILVTELSPDWQHALNLAYHHLKSVRIKVLLATYFGPLKENAWLAANLPVAGLHLDAIRGREDAKPLLNLLPTHKVLSLGVIDGRNIWKTDLEAVLDWLEPVAARLGDRLWLAPSCSLLHVPVDLASEDGLDAELKSWLAFARQKLDELRVLARAINEGRDAVRDELAANRQAIESRRRSPRVHNPAVQAALAQCATEAATTRQSPYAVRAQRQRARFQLPMFPTTTIGSFPQTAEIRQARRQFKAGEIDAAAYEQAMRAEVACCVREQETLGLDVLVHGEPERNDMVEYFGEQLEGYAFSRFGWVQSYGSRCVKPPILFGDISRPDPMTVAWAQYAQLLTKRPMKGMLTGPVTMLNWSFVRDDQPRATTCRQLALAIRQEVLDLEKAGIGIIQIDEAALREGLPLRRAQWQEYLGWAVECFCITANGVADDTQIHTHMCYSEFNDIMPAIAAMDADVITIETSRSDMELLDAFDDFSYPNEIGPGVYDIHSPNVPTVQHMVDLMEKAAQRIPAERLWVNPDCGLKTRQWLEVLPALAGMVQAARRLREQHAG; this comes from the coding sequence ATGGCAAGCACGCATTCCCTGGGGTTTCCGCGCATCGGTGCGCGGCGGGAACTGAAATTCGCGCTGGAGGCCTATTGGCGGGGCGAGTCCTCGCGCGAGGCGCTGCAGCAGGTCGGCGCAGAGCTGCGCAGCCGTCACTGGCAGGATCAGTCGGGTCTGGACTGGGTGCCGGTGGGGGATTTCTCGTTCTACGACCAGGTGCTGGACATGAGCTTCACGCTGGGCAACCTGCCGGCGCGGGTGCGTGGCTATGCCGGCGATGACCTGGACAACTACTTCCGGGTGGCGCGGGGGCGTTCGGCGCCGGGTACCGAGCCGGCGGGGCAGGAAAGCCAGGCCGTAGTCCCTGCGTCGGGACAGGATTCCACGCTGGCGGAAGGTTCCGTCGACAAGGCCGCCTGTGGCTGTGAGCCCGGCACGCATGATGTCGAGGCCGGTGTGGCCGCGGGCGAGATGACCAAGTGGTTCGACACCAACTATCACTACATCGTGCCGGAGTTTGGCGCCGACACGACCTTCCGGCTGGATCCGTCGCGGATTCTGGCGCAGCTGGCCGAGGCCCGGGCGCAGGGCGTGGCAGCCAAGCCGGTGCTGCTGGGGCCGGTCAGCTATCTGGCGCTGGGCAAGGTGCGTGATGCGGCGCATCCCGATCTGGACCGTCTGTCACTGCTGCCGCGGCTGCTGCCGGTGTACACCGAGCTGCTGCAGGCGCTGGCCGATGCGGGGGTGGAGTGGGTGCAGGTCGACGAGCCGATTCTGGTGACCGAGCTGTCGCCGGACTGGCAGCACGCGCTGAACCTGGCCTATCACCACCTCAAGAGCGTGCGCATCAAGGTGTTGCTGGCCACGTATTTCGGGCCGCTGAAAGAGAATGCCTGGCTGGCGGCGAATCTGCCGGTGGCGGGGCTGCATCTGGACGCCATCCGTGGCCGCGAGGATGCGAAGCCCCTGCTGAACCTGCTGCCGACGCACAAGGTGCTGTCGCTGGGCGTCATTGATGGTCGCAACATCTGGAAGACTGATCTGGAGGCGGTGCTGGACTGGCTGGAGCCGGTGGCGGCACGGCTGGGTGACCGGCTGTGGCTGGCGCCGTCGTGCTCGCTGCTGCATGTGCCGGTGGATCTGGCCAGCGAGGACGGGCTGGATGCCGAGCTGAAATCGTGGCTGGCCTTTGCACGCCAGAAGCTGGATGAACTGCGCGTGCTGGCCCGGGCCATCAATGAAGGGCGTGACGCCGTGCGGGACGAGCTGGCGGCCAATCGACAGGCGATCGAGTCGCGTCGTCGTTCACCGCGTGTCCACAACCCGGCCGTGCAGGCGGCGCTGGCCCAATGCGCCACGGAGGCCGCAACGACGCGCCAGAGCCCCTACGCGGTGCGGGCGCAGCGCCAGCGGGCCCGTTTCCAGCTGCCGATGTTTCCCACCACCACCATTGGTTCCTTCCCGCAGACGGCCGAGATCCGCCAGGCACGTCGTCAGTTCAAGGCCGGCGAGATTGATGCGGCGGCCTACGAGCAGGCCATGCGGGCCGAGGTGGCCTGCTGTGTGCGCGAGCAGGAAACGCTGGGGCTGGACGTGCTGGTGCATGGCGAGCCCGAGCGCAACGACATGGTGGAGTACTTTGGCGAGCAGCTGGAAGGCTATGCGTTCAGCCGCTTCGGCTGGGTGCAGTCCTATGGGTCGCGCTGCGTGAAGCCGCCCATCCTGTTCGGCGACATCAGCCGTCCAGATCCGATGACGGTGGCCTGGGCGCAGTACGCACAGTTGCTCACGAAGCGCCCGATGAAGGGCATGCTTACCGGTCCGGTAACGATGCTGAACTGGTCGTTCGTGCGGGATGATCAGCCGCGTGCCACGACCTGTCGGCAACTGGCGCTGGCCATTCGCCAGGAGGTGCTGGATCTGGAAAAGGCCGGTATCGGCATCATCCAGATCGACGAGGCGGCGCTGCGCGAGGGGCTGCCGCTGCGTCGGGCGCAATGGCAGGAGTACCTGGGCTGGGCGGTGGAGTGCTTCTGCATCACGGCCAATGGTGTGGCCGACGACACCCAGATCCACACCCACATGTGCTATTCGGAGTTCAACGACATCATGCCCGCCATTGCAGCCATGGATGCGGACGTGATCACCATCGAGACCTCGCGCTCCGACATGGAGCTTCTGGATGCCTTCGATGACTTCAGCTATCCGAACGAGATTGGACCTGGCGTCTACGATATCCATTCGCCCAACGTGCCCACGGTGCAGCACATGGTGGACCTGATGGAGAAGGCGGCGCAGCGCATCCCGGCGGAGCGGCTCTGGGTGAATCCGGACTGCGGCCTGAAGACGCGCCAATGGCTGGAGGTGCTGCCGGCGCTGGCCGGCATGGTGCAGGCCGCCCGCCGGCTGCGGGAGCAGCATGCGGGTTGA
- a CDS encoding LysR family transcriptional regulator, producing the protein MATFLERIHLEIIQAVDRHGSLTAAAERLHLTQPALSHCIRKLEDQLGTPIWHREGRNLRPTQAGLYLLGVANRLLPQLQHAEERLRQFALGERGTLRIGMECHPCYQWLLKVVAPYLRTWPAVDVDVKQKFQFGGIGALFNDEIDLLVTPDPLYRPGLRYEAVFDYEQVLVVAQSHPLALQVDVQPEQLANETLITYPVGIDRLDIYTQFLTPAGIAPRHHRQIETTDIMLQMVESGRGVTALPRWLVKENMQRFAVVPLRLGPHGVAKQIFLGFREGEDEVDYLRGFVELARGQSGRERPEATCLERLDDLEDLSLAEQRLIDIRSGKTQTQTLSQEDVMKHHGLED; encoded by the coding sequence ATGGCCACCTTCCTGGAACGCATCCACCTGGAAATCATCCAGGCCGTTGACCGGCACGGCTCACTGACCGCCGCCGCCGAACGCCTGCACCTCACCCAGCCGGCCCTCAGCCATTGCATCCGCAAGCTGGAGGACCAACTGGGCACCCCCATCTGGCACCGCGAAGGCCGCAACCTGCGTCCCACCCAGGCCGGCCTCTACCTGCTGGGCGTTGCCAACCGATTGCTGCCCCAACTGCAGCACGCCGAAGAACGCCTGCGCCAGTTTGCCCTTGGCGAACGAGGCACCCTGCGCATCGGCATGGAATGCCACCCGTGCTACCAATGGCTGCTGAAGGTGGTGGCCCCCTACCTGCGCACCTGGCCTGCCGTGGACGTGGACGTGAAGCAGAAGTTCCAGTTCGGCGGCATCGGGGCCCTGTTCAATGACGAGATCGACCTGCTGGTGACCCCCGACCCCCTGTACCGCCCCGGCCTGCGCTACGAAGCCGTCTTCGACTACGAACAGGTGCTGGTGGTGGCACAGAGCCACCCGCTGGCCCTTCAGGTCGACGTGCAACCCGAACAGCTGGCGAACGAGACCCTGATCACCTACCCCGTCGGCATTGACCGCCTGGACATCTACACCCAGTTCCTGACCCCCGCCGGCATCGCTCCCCGACATCACCGACAGATCGAGACCACCGACATCATGCTGCAGATGGTGGAAAGCGGCCGGGGCGTGACCGCCCTGCCTCGCTGGCTGGTCAAAGAGAACATGCAGCGCTTTGCCGTGGTGCCGCTGCGCCTGGGCCCTCACGGCGTGGCCAAGCAGATCTTCCTGGGCTTCCGGGAGGGCGAGGATGAGGTGGATTACCTGCGGGGGTTTGTGGAGCTGGCGCGGGGGCAATCCGGGCGTGAGCGGCCTGAGGCCACCTGCCTCGAACGCCTAGATGACCTGGAAGACCTGTCACTGGCCGAACAACGTCTGATCGACATCCGCAGCGGCAAGACCCAGACCCAGACCCTGTCACAGGAAGACGTGATGAAGCACCATGGTCTGGAAGATTGA
- a CDS encoding DEAD/DEAH box helicase, translated as MFNLRKAFRAKQTACWYRRLDAVGIRISRDASSGGMPIESPLLGGYLEQLLDDGWLTETSDGGFLEWEGFYGSLSTAMAEMRSMDDLAGALQLPEETSAQIVLRSEGTLIDAGFSIIIAGWRYPDGIVRSARLEGAILQLDDVMERLTVEQWQLVQAIRAFSRRPDAERDDLSNRRAWGHIRSLALAAHANLDDFLTRSVVVTPEHMLLAFRRSAIVSDGPVVEIIPGFDGVPDVWLAAFDRNSTVLPRYDLSMPEGIIQVLITPQVRTVLESIKRMPGRRVAGARAEAILRNPMAALGEDAQEVLDPKQIEEVLAGAGVLFERFTPRVVWDAEGRLLHIGLLIEPEGAEGLQSSEIHWLSDEQVENFIERVERAIQAQRQLVAWNGHDLAIRGETPEHLHVLREALRAKHAQMEGIGYERVHDLGIYSERIAGIGQDTVLHVSAVGRDKEGDVWFPEQIPEFIVYTPEGRELPVRIPTDPENLAKLEKSAWEAKSRGETDVQVPGTSDKLPVDEVLRLVGRLKVPMGEAGNPKSPDSGLEKPKDKERDSTPRQSGSKTLILLDNIDQVDYEEKRRIALSGERTAARVPACIRSGLSLLPHQREGVAWLQHLYGLRSDFQVRGAILADDMGLGKTFQLLAFMASLIEENPSIEPMLVVAPVSLLENWAEEADKFFVPGVLTLLTAYGDALAPLRVPRHLIDERLRNEDGLVRFLKPGWIGNARVVLTTYETLRDFEFSFAAEKWSVMVCDEAQRIKNPAAMVTRAAKKQQAGFRVACTGTPVENNLADIWCLFDYIQPGLLGALSDFTRRYRKPIEACTDQERQRVGELRARIQPQVLRRLKQDVAKDLPQKIVDEGCRRLPLSPFQRSLYSQTLEGYRASREGLGKSPFKNQLGVLHYLRLLCTDPQEFNMKGSQRDRLDVYRAKAPKMDWLLTQLKRIQRWNEKVIVFCEFREVQRLLQSCIEVELGYSATIINGDTSASSRNVDSRQKRIRAFQEKPGFGVLILSPVAVGFGVNIQAANHVVHYMRTWNPAKEDQATDRAYRIGQTKDVHVYYPTVAADDFVTFDVRLDQLLTKKRELAGDMLNGSGDISGAEFDTMLNEQVGAAS; from the coding sequence GTGTTCAATCTGCGCAAGGCTTTCCGGGCAAAGCAGACTGCATGCTGGTACCGTCGTCTGGATGCTGTTGGCATCCGAATCTCGCGGGATGCGTCTTCAGGCGGGATGCCCATTGAGTCTCCCCTGCTGGGAGGCTATCTGGAGCAGCTGCTGGATGACGGCTGGCTGACCGAGACGAGTGATGGCGGTTTCCTGGAGTGGGAGGGTTTTTATGGCAGCCTTTCCACGGCCATGGCCGAGATGCGCTCGATGGATGATCTTGCTGGGGCGTTACAGCTTCCCGAGGAGACATCGGCCCAAATCGTCCTGCGCAGTGAAGGGACGCTGATCGACGCAGGCTTCTCGATCATCATTGCAGGCTGGCGTTATCCTGATGGCATCGTTCGAAGCGCTCGTCTGGAGGGAGCGATCCTGCAGCTGGATGATGTTATGGAGCGTCTGACCGTTGAGCAATGGCAGTTGGTCCAGGCCATACGGGCATTCAGCCGCAGGCCAGACGCGGAGCGCGATGATCTGTCCAACCGGAGGGCGTGGGGCCATATCCGTTCTCTGGCCTTGGCAGCCCATGCCAATCTGGACGATTTCCTGACACGTTCCGTCGTTGTGACGCCGGAGCACATGCTGCTGGCGTTTCGCCGCTCTGCCATCGTGTCCGATGGCCCGGTCGTCGAGATCATTCCCGGGTTTGATGGCGTGCCGGATGTCTGGCTGGCTGCCTTCGATCGGAACTCCACTGTTCTGCCACGGTATGACCTTTCTATGCCGGAAGGGATAATTCAGGTGCTGATCACGCCTCAGGTTCGTACCGTACTGGAGTCGATCAAGCGGATGCCAGGGCGGCGTGTGGCTGGCGCAAGGGCAGAGGCCATCCTCCGGAATCCCATGGCGGCTCTGGGAGAGGATGCCCAGGAGGTGCTTGATCCGAAACAGATTGAAGAGGTCTTGGCCGGTGCCGGCGTGCTCTTTGAGCGCTTCACCCCCCGAGTCGTATGGGATGCAGAGGGAAGGTTGCTGCACATCGGCTTGCTTATTGAACCAGAGGGTGCAGAGGGGCTTCAGTCATCCGAGATTCATTGGCTGTCTGACGAGCAGGTCGAGAATTTCATCGAACGGGTGGAGCGTGCCATTCAGGCGCAGCGCCAGCTGGTTGCCTGGAATGGACACGATCTGGCGATCAGGGGTGAAACACCTGAACATCTTCATGTCTTGCGTGAAGCGCTCAGAGCCAAGCATGCGCAGATGGAAGGCATTGGCTATGAGAGGGTCCATGACCTGGGCATCTATAGCGAACGTATCGCAGGCATTGGGCAGGACACGGTCCTGCATGTGTCGGCGGTGGGGCGGGATAAGGAAGGTGACGTCTGGTTTCCAGAGCAGATTCCTGAATTCATCGTCTATACCCCTGAGGGGCGGGAGCTACCAGTCCGGATTCCGACCGATCCTGAAAATTTGGCCAAGCTTGAAAAGAGCGCATGGGAGGCAAAGTCCAGGGGAGAGACGGATGTTCAGGTCCCGGGGACATCTGACAAGCTGCCCGTGGATGAGGTGCTTCGCCTGGTCGGGCGCCTGAAGGTACCGATGGGTGAGGCGGGTAACCCCAAGAGCCCCGACTCCGGTCTTGAGAAACCCAAGGACAAAGAGCGCGATAGCACGCCTCGGCAGTCGGGTTCCAAGACCCTGATACTGCTGGACAACATCGATCAGGTCGACTACGAGGAGAAGAGAAGGATAGCTTTGAGCGGAGAGAGGACGGCAGCCCGGGTACCCGCATGTATCAGGTCTGGGCTTTCATTGCTCCCTCATCAACGGGAGGGGGTGGCATGGTTGCAGCACCTTTATGGCCTGAGATCGGATTTCCAGGTTCGGGGGGCCATTCTGGCGGATGATATGGGGCTGGGAAAGACCTTCCAGCTGCTGGCCTTCATGGCATCACTCATCGAAGAGAATCCCTCCATCGAGCCGATGCTGGTGGTTGCTCCAGTGTCTCTGCTGGAGAACTGGGCGGAAGAGGCGGACAAGTTCTTCGTCCCCGGCGTGCTGACCCTGCTGACGGCCTATGGGGATGCACTTGCGCCATTGCGCGTTCCCAGGCATCTCATTGATGAACGTCTGAGGAACGAGGATGGGCTGGTGAGGTTCCTGAAGCCGGGCTGGATCGGCAATGCCCGGGTGGTGCTGACAACCTACGAGACGTTGCGGGATTTCGAGTTCTCTTTTGCCGCCGAGAAGTGGTCAGTGATGGTGTGTGACGAAGCACAACGGATCAAGAACCCGGCTGCGATGGTGACACGTGCTGCCAAGAAGCAGCAGGCCGGTTTCCGGGTTGCCTGCACCGGGACGCCTGTCGAGAACAATCTGGCGGATATCTGGTGTCTGTTCGATTACATCCAGCCTGGTCTACTGGGGGCGCTCAGTGATTTCACCAGGCGCTATCGGAAGCCGATCGAGGCATGTACCGATCAGGAGAGGCAGCGGGTTGGGGAGCTGCGCGCACGCATTCAGCCGCAGGTACTGCGGCGGCTGAAGCAGGATGTGGCGAAGGACCTGCCCCAAAAGATCGTCGATGAGGGCTGCCGCCGCCTTCCATTGTCCCCTTTTCAGCGCAGCCTCTATTCCCAGACTCTGGAGGGATACAGAGCGTCCAGGGAGGGCCTTGGGAAGTCTCCGTTCAAAAACCAGCTTGGGGTGCTGCATTACCTGCGGTTGCTCTGTACCGACCCCCAGGAGTTCAACATGAAGGGTAGCCAGCGCGACCGGTTGGATGTCTACCGAGCAAAGGCACCCAAGATGGACTGGCTGCTGACGCAGCTGAAACGCATCCAGCGCTGGAACGAGAAAGTCATCGTCTTCTGCGAGTTCCGCGAGGTGCAGCGGCTGTTGCAGTCCTGTATCGAGGTAGAGCTTGGCTATTCGGCGACCATCATCAATGGAGACACCAGTGCTTCATCCCGGAACGTCGATAGTCGGCAGAAGCGCATCCGGGCATTTCAGGAGAAGCCGGGTTTCGGTGTGCTGATTCTTTCGCCAGTCGCGGTAGGGTTTGGGGTCAACATCCAGGCGGCCAATCACGTTGTGCACTATATGCGAACCTGGAATCCCGCCAAGGAGGATCAGGCAACCGACCGTGCCTATCGCATTGGTCAGACGAAGGATGTCCACGTTTACTATCCCACCGTGGCCGCCGATGATTTCGTGACCTTTGATGTCAGGCTGGACCAGCTGCTGACCAAGAAGCGGGAGCTGGCCGGCGACATGCTGAATGGCTCCGGGGACATCAGTGGCGCTGAATTCGACACCATGCTCAATGAACAGGTGGGAGCGGCCTCATGA
- a CDS encoding EH signature domain-containing protein translates to MNALQQLEHRLARSTQDAFAHSPQLPDRGAWEPILDAVIKRIRESNPGLKPGNLPEDRMQDALGRFWEGMEVRDFRDAYLLSHALSTPYRGTNTCAMDDAGRFDRILAGADSWVGRPNLYRRCYRGLVHNYFSYGSFPDRVSETGRKNWSALRQYLYDRNGVIQAERFNPPWVQVALDNRQLFTADPVGPYVAKVMQGDYATIDSLKEHLGIEQSSWFFRQLILSQIRQAVGYEDQRFRNSLDSMLQLIRGNLILRNEALAMLLERYKEIKGHPIHIGLRDHSVTWWENPWLPSNKTAWQRVSEDARQMVSNWLKGEFIEAFFTKLAQDGTSDRRRVNFWKRYVKAIDHVDFALGPTARNSRDPDFKVLKEKMKGLLWYLDASGNNNAFIMRMGKLVVVEFSDMGNALYAYRDDQGLPFDLTKPLALPVNARNSLKNSARRNKLTHKDGIYGYSEWEDHFENWLRSEGVSPEGRGDGAPARPGRQGEGRSTEHVPERPSPPPGQPVYYPPLYNVLDIARRHGLKTSDLRKQGGYFWVLTDDSDPQIGNALSMQGLRYRPGKGWYT, encoded by the coding sequence ATGAATGCCCTTCAGCAGCTGGAACACCGGCTGGCGCGATCCACCCAGGATGCCTTTGCCCACAGCCCCCAGTTGCCTGACCGGGGGGCGTGGGAGCCGATACTTGATGCAGTCATCAAACGGATCAGAGAATCAAATCCGGGCCTGAAACCCGGCAACCTTCCGGAAGATCGGATGCAGGATGCGCTGGGCAGGTTCTGGGAGGGCATGGAGGTCAGGGACTTTCGTGATGCCTACCTGCTTTCGCATGCCCTGAGTACCCCGTATCGGGGGACAAACACCTGCGCCATGGATGATGCCGGACGATTCGACAGGATCCTGGCGGGGGCAGACTCCTGGGTCGGGCGGCCGAACCTGTACCGGAGGTGCTACCGAGGGCTGGTGCATAACTACTTCAGCTATGGTTCGTTTCCCGATCGTGTCAGCGAGACGGGCAGGAAGAACTGGAGTGCCTTGCGCCAGTACCTGTACGACAGGAATGGTGTCATCCAGGCTGAGCGTTTCAACCCGCCGTGGGTGCAGGTGGCATTGGACAATCGTCAGCTGTTCACGGCAGATCCGGTTGGCCCCTATGTTGCCAAGGTCATGCAAGGGGACTACGCCACGATAGACAGCCTGAAGGAGCACCTTGGCATCGAACAGTCTTCCTGGTTCTTCAGACAGCTCATTCTGTCGCAGATCAGGCAGGCGGTGGGCTATGAAGATCAGCGGTTCCGGAACAGCCTTGACAGCATGTTGCAGCTGATCCGTGGCAACCTGATCCTGAGAAATGAGGCGCTGGCCATGTTGCTGGAGCGCTACAAGGAAATAAAGGGGCATCCCATCCATATCGGCCTGCGAGACCATTCCGTGACGTGGTGGGAGAACCCATGGCTACCCTCCAACAAGACGGCCTGGCAGAGGGTGTCCGAAGATGCACGCCAGATGGTCTCGAACTGGCTGAAAGGGGAGTTCATCGAGGCGTTCTTCACGAAACTTGCGCAGGACGGAACCAGCGATCGGCGTCGTGTCAATTTCTGGAAGCGCTACGTGAAGGCCATCGACCATGTGGATTTCGCTCTGGGGCCTACAGCGCGCAACTCAAGGGATCCGGACTTCAAGGTGTTGAAGGAGAAGATGAAGGGTCTACTCTGGTACCTTGATGCCTCCGGCAACAACAATGCCTTCATCATGAGAATGGGCAAACTGGTTGTCGTTGAGTTCAGCGACATGGGGAATGCCTTGTACGCTTATCGTGATGACCAAGGGCTGCCGTTTGATCTGACAAAGCCATTGGCCTTGCCAGTAAACGCTCGGAACTCCCTGAAGAATTCGGCCAGGCGTAACAAGCTGACTCACAAAGACGGGATATACGGCTACAGTGAGTGGGAAGACCACTTTGAGAACTGGCTGCGCAGTGAGGGCGTGTCGCCGGAAGGCCGGGGTGATGGTGCGCCCGCTCGACCTGGCCGGCAGGGAGAAGGTCGTTCCACGGAACATGTTCCGGAGCGGCCTTCACCACCGCCGGGACAGCCCGTTTACTACCCACCGCTGTACAACGTTCTTGATATCGCCAGAAGGCATGGTCTGAAGACAAGTGATCTTCGGAAGCAAGGTGGATACTTCTGGGTCTTGACGGATGACTCTGATCCGCAGATTGGTAACGCTCTGAGCATGCAGGGGTTGCGCTATAGGCCCGGTAAAGGTTGGTACACATAG
- a CDS encoding flagellar motor protein MotB — MLGARLVMNRSRRDEAEKPFWISFADMMTALMVLFLVVMSVALLAVTKKVSEQERAETEHRQDIAEIMRRFEQAADRYEGIRIDLSRAVIDFGDRARFAFGKWNLSPEQESVLRQFVPDILTLANDELGRRVMKRIVVEGYTDRTGSYLSNLNLSLLRSQRVLCAMFARSGAHLLTEDQKADVRNLFLVGGYSFNASRESAEESRRVEMRIEFLGIGERRADPVPLSNDFGECALR; from the coding sequence ATGCTGGGGGCGCGTCTGGTTATGAACCGTTCACGGCGTGACGAGGCCGAGAAACCGTTCTGGATCTCCTTCGCCGACATGATGACGGCGTTGATGGTGCTGTTTCTGGTGGTAATGAGCGTTGCACTGCTGGCAGTTACCAAGAAGGTCAGCGAGCAGGAGCGGGCAGAGACGGAGCACCGGCAGGATATCGCCGAGATCATGAGACGCTTCGAGCAGGCAGCCGACCGTTATGAAGGCATCCGGATTGATCTGTCCCGTGCCGTCATTGACTTTGGCGACCGTGCCCGGTTTGCCTTTGGAAAATGGAACCTTTCACCAGAGCAGGAAAGCGTGTTGCGCCAGTTCGTACCGGATATCCTTACGCTGGCCAATGATGAGCTGGGACGCCGCGTCATGAAGCGCATCGTGGTGGAAGGTTATACCGACAGGACAGGTTCCTATCTCAGCAATCTGAACCTGAGCCTGCTGCGCAGCCAGCGGGTGTTGTGCGCCATGTTCGCGCGCTCTGGTGCTCATCTGTTGACGGAAGACCAGAAAGCCGATGTCCGCAATCTGTTCCTGGTTGGGGGGTATTCCTTCAATGCCTCGCGCGAGAGTGCGGAGGAAAGCCGTCGGGTGGAGATGCGCATTGAGTTCCTGGGCATTGGGGAGCGTCGGGCGGACCCGGTACCTCTTTCCAATGATTTTGGCGAGTGTGCTTTGCGATGA